In a genomic window of Bicyclus anynana chromosome 5, ilBicAnyn1.1, whole genome shotgun sequence:
- the LOC112047008 gene encoding elongation factor Tu encodes MATISFAKSLVNPALKLVLKQSQCSHIRCTSLPTLTPLSIILRRNYAEKQIFERNKPHCNVGTIGHVDHGKTTLTAAITKVLSDLNLAQKKGYADIDNAPEEKARGITINVAHVEYQTDKRHYGHTDCPGHADYIKNMITGTAQMDGAILVVAATDGVMPQTREHLILAKQIGIEHIVVFINKVDAADQEMVELVEMEIRELMSEMGYDGDKIPVIKGSALCALEGKSPEIGAEAINKLLEEVDNFIPTPVRELDKPFLLPVESVHSIPGRGTVVTGRLYRGVLKKGTECEIVGHGKVMKTTVTGVEMFHKTLEEAQAGDQLGALVRSIKREQIRRGMVMAKPGTVKAHDSFDAAVYILSKEEGGRAKPFTSFIQLQMFSMTWDCATQVTIPDKEMVMPGEDSTLQLRLLKPMVCETGQRFTLRLGDLTLGTGVITKINKDLSEDERLKLLEGKKAREKAAAKK; translated from the exons ATGGCGACTATATCATTTGCTAAAAGTTTGGTTAACCCag CTCTGAAGTTAGTACTAAAGCAAAGCCAGTGTTCTCACATCAGATGCACCAGTCTGCCAACACTGACACCATTAAGTATCATTTTGAGGCGGAATTATGCTGAAAAGCAGATCTTTGAGAGAAACAAACCACATTGCAATGTTGGCACCATTGGTCATGTTGATCATGGGAAAACAACTTTAACTGCTGCTATTACCAAAG TATTATCTGATCTCAACTTGGCCCAAAAGAAAGGTTATGCAGATATTGACAATGCACCAGAAGAGAAGGCCCGTGGTATCACAATCAATGTTGCTCATGTTGAATATCAGACAGACAAAAGGCATTATGGGCACACAGACTGCCCTGGACATGCAGATTACATCAAG AACATGATCACAGGCACAGCACAGATGGACGGTGCAATTCTAGTAGTAGCAGCCACAGATGGTGTTATGCCACAGACGAGAGAACACTTGATTCTGGCCAAACAGATTGGTATTGAGCACATTGTTGTGTTCATCAACAAAGTTGATGCGGCCGACCAGGAGATGGTTGAGCTTGTGGAGATGGAGATACGAGAGTTGATGTCGGAAATGGGCTACGATGGTGATAAGATACCTGTTATCAAAG GTTCAGCATTGTGTGCGTTAGAAGGAAAGAGTCCAGAGATCGGCGCAGAGGCAATAAATAAGCTACTCGAGGAAGTGGACAACTTCATTCCAACCCCAGTGCGCGAGCTAGATAAGCCGTTCCTGTTGCCAGTGGAGTCAGTGCATTCGATTCCCGGACGTGGTACTGTGGTCACTGGCCGCTTATATCGAG GTGTTTTGAAAAAGGGTACAGAATGTGAAATCGTTGGTCACGGCAAGGTCATGAAAACAACTGTGACCGGGGTGGAGATGTTCCACAAGACCTTGGAAGAGGCTCAAGCAGGTGACCAGTTGGGAGCCCTAGTTCGCTCCATCAAGAGAGAACAGATTAGACGAGGCATGGTCATGGCCAAACCTGGCACTGTGAAG gCCCACGATAGCTTCGACGCGGCCGTGTATATCCTGAGCAAGGAGGAGGGCGGTCGCGCCAAGCCGTTCACCTCGTTCATCCAGCTGCAAATGTTCTCCATGACCTGGGACTGCGCCACGCAGGTCACCATCCCAGATAAGGAGATGGTCATGCCCGGTGAAGATTCCAC TTTGCAGTTGAGACTCCTGAAACCTATGGTTTGCGAAACTGGACAGCGATTCACCCTTCGACTTGGAGACCTGACCCTGGGAACTGGTGTCATCACTAAAATCAACAAGGACCTCTCAGAAGACGAGAGATTGAAGCTTCTAGAAGGAAAGAAGGCAAGGGAGAAGGCTGCTGCCAAGAAGTAG
- the LOC112046989 gene encoding zinc finger CW-type PWWP domain protein 1-like, which translates to MDEAILPVENAHEPFEEAHQPSLVDAMQTENMVTSSQSSSKYKDILSQPAAGVSHRQRLLWLQKRRSPGLWAQCDECSRWRYLPHVLDRHELPVKWYCRMNPDSTFASCSAPEYPIRMRDEEDLIHSEYNAGSLVMGRVEGWPWWPGMVDDCPDTEQYYWLDGFSDIPTHYNVVFFDAEDVTRAWLAPSDIKPFKDRKKVNIDFKKNNRERIKVALKQAKEAEKMTLTERLAKFSFVGRYKGDINSPKKVNKKEIGKYKELFERKFSVAMPDDEISDSESVPE; encoded by the exons ATGGATGAAGCTATTTTACCTGTTGAAAATGCTCACGAGCCCTTTGAAGAAGCTCATCAACCATcg CTAGTCGACGCGATGCAGACCGAAAACATGGTTACATCAAGTCAAAGTTCCAG CAAATATAAGGACATCTTGAGTCAGCCGGCGGCTGGTGTCTCCCACCGGCAGCGACTGCTGTGGCTGCAGAAGCGACGCTCGCCGGGTCTATGGGCCCAGTGCGATGAGTGCAGCCGCTGGCGCTATTTGCCGCATGTGTTGGATCGACATGAGCTACCTGTGAAATGGTATTGCAGGATGAATCCGG ACTCGACCTTCGCGTCATGCTCCGCCCCTGAGTATCCCATACGAATGCGTGATGAAGAGGACCTCATTCACAGCGAGTACAATGCAGGGTCCCTGGTGATGGGGCGCGTTGAGGGCTGGCCCTGGTGGCCTGGCATGGTCGACGATTGTCCAGACACCGAACAGTATTACTGGTTGGACGGGTTCTCTGATATACCT ACGCATTATAACGTAGTCTTCTTCGACGCAGAAGACGTTACTAGAGCGTGGCTGGCGCCATCAGATATCAAGCCTTTTAAAGATAGGAAAAAAGtcaatattgattttaaaaaaaataacagagaaCGTATTAAAGTGGCTTTAAAACAAGCAAAAGAGGCTGAAAAAATGACTCTGACTGAACGTTTAGCCAAGTTTAGTTTTGTGGGGAGATATAAAGGAGACATTAATTCTcctaaaaaagtaaataagaaGGAGATTGGAAAGTATAAGGAACTGTTCGAGAGAAAGTTTTCCGTCGCCATGCCGGACGATGAAATCTCCGACTCTGAATCAGTGCCAGAATAA
- the LOC112046980 gene encoding RING finger protein 10, producing the protein MLEESRMDKKSINRSLQQSRPVAIDSKKGTESSYKPWPRNSKKREGTANVSKNDLSRKNVPSQRGRGQMDKRPQPRGTTNFSVGGTQNTGIEEDEEPEIGSVFMPGSKKQNLNHLLNFMYPSRGGPDWRGPVPRRQGQQRVSYRHEHDLYLRAYCQFVVKEDGEYKVNLMDPDLPLKWEQIEEIVVRSTGRSECPICLGAPVAGRVGVCGHVYCWACILHYTAAHEKQPPPCPVCATSLHVADMKPTRMVQWESPPDEVTMRLVRRLRGSTIVEVAPPRGQLTDTEQSHILPLDHLQGAPFAKLFSATKQQVMDILERDRKQIETQILAEIDTTELVYLEQALEMLKVKENNMNIQNEEPTNMNTDIVDEAPTVFEKQNVTSDVKLDWFDVTEEGATCLEVADKMTTLEIQSHLNPNAQEFEYDINDNLNRPEEFPLEDDDEIAEEAVYADIDKQNQAKYFYFYQAEDGQQVFLNSLNVRVLNASWGALASAPEVIRGRVLHRETFSLTEQTRKHMPFTAHLPLHCSFDIVELDLKTPFVTDAALGNFAAELERRARMRAKQERDERRRERAYRRAMEGPPKPDFSSQLLFPPAPPTYGSPPLTEVSIPACELTPSTSSSSSSQQPASPSTSVISPTGLSFAKMAGASGMWRVRKSTAPPPPPPPDEDEGSEPRAALLSDAIEAALLASSPTAKGSGKKNKKSKQKVLFATGMHRAS; encoded by the exons ATGTTGGAAGAATCCAGAATGGACAAGAAATCTATAAATCGCTCTTTACAACAGTCGAGACCCGTTGCCATCGACTCTAAAAAAGGCACAG aATCATCTTATAAACCTTGGCCACGAAATAGTAAGAAACGTGAAGGAACAGCTAATGTATCAAAAAATGATCTATCACGGAAGAATGTCCCATCACagagaggcagaggtcaaatggATAAGCGCCCGCAGCCCCGTGGTACCACCAATTTCTCAGTGGGTGGAACGCAGAACACCGG GATAGAAGAGGATGAAGAGCCTGAAATAGGCTCAGTGTTTATGCCTGGCAGCAAAAAGCAGAACTTGAATCATTTGCTGAACTTCATGTACCCCTCACGTGGGGGGCCAGACTGGAGGGGTCCTGTGCCACGGCGACAAGGCCAGCAGAGGGTCTCTTACAGACATGAACATGATCTTTACCTTCGCGCCTA CTGTCAGTTTGTGGTCAAGGAAGATGGAGAATACAAGGTGAACTTGATGGATCCTGATTTGCCTCTAAAGTGGGAGCAAATTGAGGAAATT GTGGTGAGAAGTACGGGACGTTCGGAATGCCCCATCTGCCTGGGTGCTCCGGTAGCGGGTCGCGTGGGTGTGTGCGGCCACGTGTATTGCTGGGCCTGCATCCTGCACTACACAGCGGCTCATGAGAAGCAACCTCCTCCGTGCCCAGTTTGTGCTACGTCCTTGCATGTGGCCGATATGAAGCCTACTCGAATGGTGCAGTGGGAATCGCCTCCTGATGAG GTGACAATGCGGCTAGTGCGACGTTTGCGCGGATCAACCATAGTGGAGGTGGCGCCTCCTCGCGGGCAGCTGACGGACACAGAGCAGAGTCACATCCTGCCCCTGGACCACCTGCAGGGGGCACCTTTCGCTAAACTGTTCTCAGCTACTAAGCAACAG gtGATGGACATCTTAGAGAGAGACAGGAAACAAATTGAAACACAAATATTGGCAGAGATTGACACCACTGAACTGGTGTATTTGGAACAAGCATTGGAAATGCTAAAAGTGAAAGAAAACAACATGAATATTCAAAATGAAGAACCAACTAATATGAATACAGACATAGTTGATGAGGCACCCACAGTTTTTGAAAAGCAAAATGTCACCAGTGATGTAAAACTTGATTGGTTTGACGTCACAGAGGAGGGAGCCACTTGTTTGGAAGTAGCAGATAAGATGACAACGTTGGAAATACAATCACATTTGAATCCCAATGCGCAAGAGTTTGAATATGACATTAATGACAATTTGAATCGTCCCGAAGAGTTTCCTcttgaagatgatgatgagatagcTGAAGAAGCTGTTTATGCAGATATTGACAAACAGAACCAGGCGAAATACTTTTACTTCTACCAAG CTGAAGACGGCCAGCAAGTTTTCCTCAACAGCCTGAACGTGCGCGTCCTCAACGCTTCGTGGGGCGCTTTGGCTTCGGCTCCGGAGGTCATCCGCGGTCGTGTTCTGCACCGCGAGACATTCTCACTTACTGAGCAG ACAAGAAAGCACATGCCATTTACTGCTCACCTTCCCCTTCACTGCTCCTTTGACATTGTGGAGCTTGATTTAAAGACACCATTTGTAACTGATGCAGCACTTGGAAACTTTGcgg CGGAACTAGAGCGCCGCGCACGCATGCGCGCCAAACAGGAGCGCGACGAGCGCCGTCGCGAGCGAGCGTACCGCCGCGCTATGGAGGGTCCCCCCAAACCGGACTTTTCCTCCCAACTGCTGTTTCCCCCCGCTCCACCTACTTACGGTAGTCCCCCGCTCACCGAAGTGTCCATACCTGCGTGTGAGCTAACACCGTCTACTAGCTCGAGTTCGTCGTCGCAGCAACCTGCTAGTCCATCGACGAGTGTGATTTCGCCCACTGGATTATCCTTTGCTAAG atgGCGGGCGCAAGCGGCATGTGGCGTGTGCGCAAATCAACGGCGCCTCCGCCACCACCTCCACCCGATGAGGACGAGGGCTCAGAACCGAGGGCTGCACTATTGAGCGACGCTATAGAGGCTGCATTATTAGCTAGCAGCCCCACAGCCAAAGGCTCCggcaaaaagaacaaaaaatccAAACAAAAAGTCCTATTTGCAACGGGGATGCACCGTGCCTCATAA
- the LOC112046973 gene encoding kelch domain-containing protein 10 homolog gives MTSSRRDYKFEPFKITVVKYRGNARPRPRSGHRIACDDVRIYCFGGYNPYLPMNAIQRNNPTWTPTMPLFKELWSFCIASRKWTQHRVDENMPEELASNAMCMNGRYLMIYGGTGAPFGNKCSNDVITWRTHENDAKLQVLEVTGARPPGQYGQSILCHDGAFYTVGGTNGFAYNCDIYRLDLRTMVWEPIFVGTGQEDEPLGRYRHEVARVGNKLYIIGGGTGDWAFELMEIPMFDLETRTWTILTPKADDSMKDTVQPLPRKCHSAVQIDTPNGAQVFVAGGTDGHGVFDDIWRLNLSDMRWHLMQKTVLPQPLYFHSSTVSSNGCMYVFGGIEPNLQETRRNNVMYKVWLCIPKLSEICWEALLSFHPNMDQVDKSSLLDVGIPRHFVERLQ, from the exons ATGACTTCATCGCGTAGAGATTATAAGTTCGAGCCATTTAAAATTACTGTAGTTAAGTATCGGGGAAATGCAAGACCGCGGCCTAGAAGTGGACATAGGATAGCGTGCGACGATGTTAGAATATACTGTTTTGGAGGTTATAACCCTTATTTACCGATGAATGCCATACAAAGAAATAACCCAACTTGGACACCTACCATGCCACTTTTCAAGGAACTATGGAGTTTTTGTATAGCATCTAGGAAATGGACCCAGCACAGAGTTGATGAGAATATGCCAGAAGAGCTGGCATCCAATGCTATGTGTATGAATGGAAGGTATTTAATG ATATATGGTGGGACAGGTGCTCCATTTGGTAATAAGTGTAGCAATGATGTGATCACTTGGCGGACACATGAAAATGATGCAAAACTCCAGGTGCTAGAGGTCACAGGCGCCAGGCCACCAGGACAGTATGGCCAGTCTATACTGTGCCATGATGGTGCCTTCTATACTGTTGGAGGCACAAATGGATTTGCATATAACTGTGATATTTATAG GTTAGATCTACGAACAATGGTTTGGGAGCCAATTTTTGTTGGGACTGGACAAGAGGATGAGCCACTGGGTAGGTACCGACATGAAGTAGCTAGAGTGGGAAATAAACTGTATATAATTGGAGGCGGTACAGGGGACTGGGCGTTTGAGTTAATGGAAATACCTATGTTTGACCTTGAAACCAGAACATGGACTATATTAACACCAAAGGCAGATGATTCAATGAAAGATACTGTGCAACCGTTACCTAGAAAGTGTCATAGTGCAGTGCAGATAGATACACCCAATGGTGCTCAAGTGTTTGTGGCTGGTGGTACGGACGGACATGGCGTTTTCGACGATATCTGGAGATTGAATCTCTCTGATATGCGGTGGCATTTAATGCAAAAGACAGTGCTCCCTCAACCTCTATATTTTCATTCTTCTACTGTATCTTCCAAtggttgtatgtatgtatttggcGGGATTGAACCAAATCTCCAAGAGACAAGACGGaataatgtaatgtacaaaGTGTGGCTATGTATACCAAAGCTGAGCGAGATATGTTGGGAGGCTTTGTTAAGTTTTCATCCAAATATGGATCAGGTTGATAAATCTTCACTATTAGATGTTGGTATACCAAGGCATTTTGTAGAAAGACTACAGTGA